One genomic segment of Marinitoga piezophila KA3 includes these proteins:
- a CDS encoding methyl-accepting chemotaxis protein, whose amino-acid sequence MKLRSKIWLLVLILLFSQFVLFMVSNYSFSVIDSNEKNLAENYVKSMKEIGHYSTQFMEVRKLLAEYLAFNDETAFNTAKKEINSLISQLKNIKTDSTLKESLLKELNEYASFLNSINSKEELLSRISEFKEIGNKVIESFSNFQKAIESDVDKITSENANSLSKAKQIGITLVVLSLIFGAGLAFIIIQSILTPLKILMNYAEKLSRKDYTVEIPKIKDKGEFGRLIEIFRSMHDQLKKDMIQLKQESTSLTESMKEIVNAMNLSSEALQEITIAVNNIATEMENSTASIQETTASVEEISSATKLIADSATEAAKFGHVSTERAENAGKTVKQAIDKMAEITEISKEIDKVVREFNDSATMINDFVDTVSNIAEQTNLLALNAAIEAARAGEAGKGFAVVADEIRVLAEESRKAADEIKEVVNGIINVSNDALDVSKTVNEKVAEGSQLSNEAGENLKEILSAIKEITEKLEGIAAGVQEQTAAVDEIATAMTELSEMTTNINASTQEINASIEEQMANIENVTSEANSMTKLADRLMDIVNQFKLN is encoded by the coding sequence ATGAAGTTGCGTTCAAAAATATGGTTACTGGTATTAATATTGTTATTCTCTCAATTTGTATTATTTATGGTGAGCAATTATTCATTTTCAGTAATTGATAGTAACGAAAAGAATCTTGCAGAAAATTATGTAAAGTCAATGAAGGAAATCGGGCATTATTCTACACAGTTTATGGAAGTAAGAAAATTACTTGCAGAATATCTGGCGTTTAATGACGAAACAGCTTTTAATACAGCTAAAAAAGAAATAAATTCATTAATTTCGCAATTAAAAAACATTAAAACAGATTCAACATTAAAGGAAAGTTTATTAAAAGAACTAAATGAATATGCATCATTTTTGAATTCTATTAATTCTAAAGAAGAATTACTTTCAAGAATTTCTGAATTTAAAGAGATTGGTAATAAAGTAATTGAAAGCTTTTCCAATTTTCAAAAAGCTATAGAAAGTGATGTAGATAAGATAACATCAGAGAATGCTAACTCTCTTAGCAAAGCCAAGCAAATAGGAATAACTTTAGTTGTATTGTCTTTGATTTTTGGAGCAGGATTGGCATTCATTATAATACAATCAATATTGACACCATTGAAAATATTAATGAATTATGCCGAAAAATTATCCAGAAAGGATTATACAGTTGAAATTCCAAAAATTAAAGATAAAGGTGAATTTGGAAGATTAATTGAAATATTTAGATCTATGCATGATCAATTGAAAAAAGACATGATACAGTTAAAACAGGAAAGTACATCACTTACAGAATCAATGAAAGAGATAGTAAATGCTATGAATTTATCAAGTGAAGCATTGCAGGAAATCACAATTGCTGTAAATAATATAGCTACAGAGATGGAAAATTCTACAGCGTCAATTCAGGAAACAACAGCTTCAGTTGAAGAAATTTCTTCTGCTACTAAGTTAATTGCAGATAGTGCCACAGAAGCAGCAAAATTTGGTCATGTATCAACAGAACGCGCAGAAAATGCGGGAAAAACTGTTAAACAAGCTATAGATAAAATGGCTGAAATAACAGAGATATCTAAAGAAATTGATAAAGTAGTAAGAGAATTTAATGACAGCGCTACGATGATTAATGATTTTGTAGACACCGTTTCAAATATTGCAGAACAAACAAATCTTCTTGCATTAAATGCCGCAATTGAAGCTGCAAGAGCTGGAGAAGCAGGAAAGGGTTTTGCAGTTGTTGCTGATGAAATTAGAGTATTGGCAGAAGAAAGTAGAAAGGCTGCAGATGAAATAAAAGAGGTTGTAAATGGAATAATCAATGTTTCAAATGATGCGTTAGATGTTTCAAAAACTGTAAATGAAAAGGTTGCAGAAGGTTCTCAATTATCAAATGAAGCAGGAGAAAATCTAAAAGAGATATTAAGTGCTATAAAAGAAATAACAGAAAAACTTGAAGGTATTGCAGCAGGTGTTCAGGAACAAACAGCTGCTGTTGATGAAATAGCTACAGCAATGACAGAATTGTCAGAAATGACAACAAATATAAATGCTTCTACTCAGGAAATAAATGCCTCAATTGAAGAACAAATGGCAAACATAGAAAATGTTACCTCAGAAGCAAATAGTATGACAAAGCTTGCTGATAGGTTAATGGACATAGTGAATCAATTTAAATTGAATTGA
- a CDS encoding mannose-1-phosphate guanylyltransferase yields MKAIILAGGSGERFWPLSTSKKPKQFLKIFSEKSLIRETFERLQFKLSPEDIFVVTGEKYKEQTIKELPEIPEKNVILEPIAKNTAPACFLGTLVADENEVVFILPADHYIPDKEKFWKTVGLAVKAAEEYNGLITLGIMPTRPETGYGYIESGELLEDKVMKVSSFKEKPDFNTAVEYLKKGNYFWNSGMFIWKKSVFIKEMELNHHKTFEVLKDVNPYNIDEIKEKYPKLEKISIDYALMEKSKNVYTVKAEFEWSDVGNWVSVREMEGYSDNKDNVYLVNSKNVFVKSNKNVGIVGLENIIVIDTENGLLISKETEINKIRDIVKQLKEKDRF; encoded by the coding sequence GTGAAAGCAATAATTCTTGCAGGTGGTTCAGGAGAAAGATTCTGGCCATTAAGTACGTCTAAAAAACCAAAGCAATTTTTAAAAATATTTTCTGAAAAATCCTTAATTAGAGAAACATTTGAAAGATTACAATTTAAATTATCCCCAGAAGATATATTTGTTGTAACAGGTGAAAAGTATAAAGAACAGACAATAAAAGAATTACCTGAAATTCCAGAAAAAAATGTTATACTTGAACCAATTGCTAAAAATACAGCACCAGCATGTTTTTTAGGAACACTTGTTGCAGATGAAAATGAAGTTGTTTTTATACTTCCAGCAGATCATTATATTCCGGATAAAGAAAAGTTCTGGAAAACAGTGGGTTTAGCAGTGAAAGCAGCTGAAGAATATAATGGTCTAATAACCCTTGGAATAATGCCAACAAGACCAGAAACAGGATACGGATATATAGAGTCAGGAGAATTGCTGGAAGATAAAGTAATGAAGGTTTCATCTTTTAAAGAAAAACCTGATTTCAATACAGCTGTAGAATATCTCAAAAAAGGAAATTATTTCTGGAATAGTGGAATGTTTATCTGGAAGAAGAGTGTGTTTATAAAAGAAATGGAGTTGAACCATCACAAAACCTTTGAAGTCTTAAAGGATGTAAATCCGTATAATATAGATGAGATAAAAGAAAAATATCCGAAACTTGAAAAGATAAGTATAGATTATGCTCTAATGGAAAAATCAAAAAATGTATATACAGTAAAAGCAGAATTTGAATGGTCAGATGTGGGGAATTGGGTTTCAGTTCGTGAAATGGAAGGATATTCAGATAATAAGGATAATGTATATCTTGTAAATAGCAAAAATGTATTTGTAAAATCCAATAAAAATGTAGGTATTGTAGGTCTGGAAAATATAATAGTAATTGATACAGAAAATGGTTTGTTAATATCTAAAGAAACTGAAATAAATAAAATTAGAGATATAGTAAAACAGCTTAAAGAAAAGGACAGGTTTTAA
- a CDS encoding HAD family hydrolase, with translation MKKYVAFFDLDKTILDTYSPKLYYKYEIKHGKFPLWKYYKMGIYTIFYKMGIEIKDMETMVKEMAMKYKGQNAEEAFSFARQWFEEDGKYHIRESIKEEIEFHRSNGAYLSLISASPDSLVAPFAEYLKFDDMICTKTIVENGIITGEIGTYMYEKNKVIEAKKLCEKNGFDIKDAYFYSDSISDLPLLETVGNPICVNPDLRLKWIAKKRGWRIIYK, from the coding sequence ATGAAGAAGTATGTAGCTTTTTTTGATCTCGATAAAACCATTCTTGATACTTACAGTCCAAAACTATATTATAAATATGAAATAAAGCATGGAAAATTCCCATTATGGAAATACTATAAAATGGGAATTTATACTATATTCTATAAAATGGGAATTGAAATAAAAGATATGGAAACAATGGTTAAGGAAATGGCTATGAAATATAAAGGACAAAATGCCGAAGAAGCTTTTAGTTTCGCAAGACAATGGTTTGAAGAAGATGGCAAATATCACATAAGAGAAAGCATAAAAGAAGAAATAGAATTTCATAGATCAAATGGCGCTTATCTTTCTTTAATTTCTGCTTCACCAGACTCTCTTGTGGCACCTTTTGCAGAATATTTGAAATTTGACGATATGATCTGTACAAAAACTATTGTTGAAAATGGTATTATTACCGGAGAAATAGGAACATATATGTATGAAAAAAATAAGGTTATAGAAGCTAAAAAATTATGCGAAAAAAACGGCTTTGATATTAAAGATGCATATTTCTACAGTGATTCCATTTCCGATTTACCGCTTTTGGAAACAGTGGGAAATCCTATATGTGTTAATCCTGATCTTAGATTAAAATGGATTGCTAAAAAACGAGGTTGGAGAATTATATATAAATAA
- a CDS encoding tellurite resistance protein TehB codes for MAECKNYHEAAIEGAKDGIFHGDHIHPTVMLWTSLNEETTKKVIEKVGEYDYDYAEDLKEMLEDYDINAMDVPIPFPFSFESDLEFDNAVKLLKDIAEITDANAYSFIVEAMSEEDEEDTLPSVFTECKEGKIYFTLFDWEYKRIEDEEFESTDEDIQGFRLNIW; via the coding sequence ATGGCAGAATGTAAAAATTATCATGAAGCAGCAATAGAAGGTGCAAAAGATGGAATATTTCATGGAGATCATATTCATCCTACAGTGATGTTATGGACATCATTAAATGAAGAAACAACTAAAAAGGTTATTGAGAAGGTTGGAGAATATGATTATGATTATGCAGAAGATTTAAAGGAAATGCTTGAAGATTATGATATTAATGCAATGGATGTTCCAATCCCATTTCCGTTTTCATTTGAAAGTGATCTGGAATTTGATAATGCTGTGAAATTATTGAAAGATATAGCAGAAATTACAGATGCAAACGCATATTCATTCATCGTTGAGGCAATGAGTGAAGAAGATGAAGAAGATACTTTACCTTCTGTATTTACAGAATGTAAAGAAGGGAAAATTTACTTTACCTTATTTGACTGGGAATATAAAAGAATAGAAGATGAGGAATTTGAAAGTACAGACGAAGATATTCAGGGATTTAGATTGAATATCTGGTAA
- a CDS encoding YigZ family protein — protein sequence MIEIYYSILKPVEVSIKIKRSEFIGNIKKVNSEEEAKAFIKEISSKYKNATHNCWAYKISENKFNYSDDGEPSGTAGKPIFGKIEKFNLSNVAIVVTRYFGGVKLGVRGLIDAYSETAEKVIIESKIAKYIDLKIYNVITDYSKYAEIERLLKRLNGWKIINNTFTDKVSFEIAIEEEYEKDIVSILSQKGEINYLRIEEVGKEV from the coding sequence GTGATTGAAATTTACTATTCAATATTAAAACCTGTTGAAGTATCCATTAAAATAAAACGTTCTGAATTTATTGGAAATATTAAAAAAGTTAATTCCGAAGAAGAAGCAAAAGCATTTATAAAAGAAATATCTTCAAAATATAAAAATGCCACACACAATTGCTGGGCATACAAAATTTCTGAAAATAAATTCAATTATTCCGATGATGGAGAACCATCTGGAACAGCAGGAAAACCAATATTTGGAAAAATAGAAAAATTTAACCTTTCAAATGTTGCTATTGTTGTGACCAGATATTTTGGTGGAGTAAAATTAGGAGTTCGTGGTTTAATTGATGCATATTCTGAAACAGCTGAGAAGGTTATAATTGAATCAAAAATAGCAAAATATATAGATTTAAAAATATATAATGTAATCACTGATTATTCTAAATACGCAGAAATAGAAAGATTATTAAAAAGATTAAATGGCTGGAAAATAATAAATAATACATTTACAGATAAAGTATCTTTTGAAATAGCCATTGAAGAAGAATATGAAAAAGATATTGTTTCTATATTATCCCAAAAAGGTGAGATCAATTATTTAAGAATAGAAGAAGTTGGTAAAGAAGTATGA
- the alr gene encoding alanine racemase, whose product MFDRGTYTEINISNYLYNIDLIEKKAGTKAIPVLKANAYGHGAIPLAKALVKRGVDMIAVAFLGEGIEIRKSGVNIPTLVFNYVKPEYIKENMENFIYTLGSIEQLNGLIEYFGSDIKKIDFHININTGMNRMGFKREEIDFLIKQIKKYDLNIKGIYSHFATADALDEFVKEQYYNFISAVDYIEDNGIELPIKHICNSAAALFFPEFAHDYVRPGIATYGLQPSDIEKEEGLKPVLSWKSVVAKRGVLKAGESVSYGRTYFAKQDIPIATIPVGYADGYFRQLSNKGYVLIHGKKCNIIGRVCMDQFVVETTKVENVNLGDEVILIGEQNGNRITAEELGTLAETINYDITSKITWRVPRVYID is encoded by the coding sequence ATGTTTGATAGAGGCACATACACAGAGATTAATATTTCCAATTATTTGTACAACATAGATTTAATTGAAAAAAAAGCTGGAACAAAAGCAATACCGGTATTAAAAGCTAACGCTTACGGACACGGGGCTATTCCTCTTGCAAAGGCATTGGTTAAAAGAGGAGTTGATATGATAGCTGTAGCCTTTTTAGGAGAAGGAATAGAAATTAGAAAAAGTGGTGTTAATATACCAACACTTGTATTCAATTATGTTAAACCTGAATATATAAAAGAAAATATGGAAAATTTCATCTATACACTTGGCTCCATTGAACAGCTCAATGGACTTATTGAATATTTTGGAAGCGATATTAAAAAAATTGATTTTCATATAAATATAAATACAGGCATGAACAGAATGGGTTTTAAAAGAGAAGAAATAGACTTTCTCATTAAACAAATTAAAAAATATGATTTGAATATAAAGGGGATTTATTCCCATTTTGCAACAGCAGATGCGCTTGATGAATTTGTAAAAGAACAATATTATAATTTTATTTCCGCTGTAGATTATATTGAAGATAATGGAATAGAATTGCCAATAAAACATATATGTAATTCAGCCGCAGCTCTATTCTTTCCGGAATTTGCACATGACTATGTAAGACCAGGAATTGCAACATACGGATTACAACCTTCAGATATAGAAAAAGAGGAGGGATTAAAACCTGTATTATCCTGGAAAAGTGTTGTTGCAAAAAGAGGTGTTTTAAAAGCTGGAGAAAGTGTAAGTTATGGCAGAACATATTTTGCAAAACAGGATATACCAATAGCCACAATACCTGTTGGATATGCTGACGGATATTTTAGGCAACTTTCAAACAAGGGATATGTATTGATTCATGGAAAAAAATGTAATATAATAGGGAGAGTCTGTATGGATCAATTTGTTGTAGAAACAACAAAGGTAGAAAACGTAAATCTTGGCGACGAAGTTATCTTAATAGGCGAACAAAATGGAAATAGAATCACTGCCGAAGAATTGGGAACCTTAGCTGAAACTATAAATTACGACATAACTTCAAAGATTACCTGGAGAGTACCAAGGGTATATATAGACTAG
- a CDS encoding 3'-5' exoribonuclease YhaM family protein has product MKNTGGISLGDMLKEKGQLSDDIINTSYISDLKVNDVKDVEGKVLSKRLQTTKDGKEFLLFTLGDKTGTLRAIDWFNASKNNEKINIGDIIRLRGKIVVFDSRLQLNVDKDSEIKILKEDEIDPEKFIKSSSKDVEYLKNELYAIIDSIKDIDIKNLLTYMFIKDKKFIKQFFDSPAAISVHHAYKHGLLEHTVDVAKLCISISENYIDIVQKDILIAGALLHDIGKIREYKITPAGIEKTDEGELIGHIALGTNMVIEAAKKVNNMPSEKLEQILHMIVSHHGELEWGSPIVPKTIEAFILHFADNLSSKVEQVRNHIEESNNKDWTDYNKNLGRKIKITKLEDK; this is encoded by the coding sequence ATGAAAAACACTGGCGGTATAAGTTTAGGAGATATGTTAAAAGAAAAAGGGCAATTATCAGACGATATTATAAACACTTCATATATTTCAGATTTAAAGGTTAATGATGTAAAAGATGTTGAAGGAAAGGTTTTAAGCAAACGCCTTCAAACAACAAAGGATGGAAAGGAATTTTTGCTTTTTACTCTGGGAGATAAAACAGGAACATTAAGAGCTATTGATTGGTTCAATGCCTCAAAAAACAATGAAAAAATAAATATTGGAGACATTATCAGATTAAGAGGTAAAATAGTTGTATTTGATAGTAGATTGCAATTAAATGTTGATAAAGACAGTGAAATAAAAATCTTAAAAGAAGACGAAATAGACCCTGAAAAGTTTATCAAGAGCAGCTCTAAAGATGTGGAATACCTAAAAAATGAATTATATGCAATTATTGATTCCATTAAGGATATAGATATCAAAAACCTGCTGACATATATGTTTATCAAGGATAAAAAATTCATTAAGCAATTTTTTGATTCACCTGCAGCTATTAGCGTTCATCATGCGTATAAACACGGATTACTTGAACACACAGTAGATGTCGCAAAATTATGTATTTCAATCTCTGAAAATTATATAGATATTGTCCAGAAGGACATTCTTATTGCAGGAGCGTTATTACATGATATTGGAAAAATAAGAGAATACAAAATAACCCCTGCTGGTATAGAGAAAACAGATGAAGGCGAGTTAATAGGACATATTGCACTGGGAACAAATATGGTTATAGAAGCTGCAAAAAAAGTTAACAATATGCCTTCTGAAAAACTTGAACAGATACTACATATGATTGTTTCACATCATGGAGAACTCGAATGGGGTAGTCCAATAGTTCCCAAAACAATAGAAGCATTTATATTACATTTTGCTGATAATTTAAGTTCTAAAGTAGAGCAGGTTAGAAATCATATTGAAGAATCCAATAACAAAGATTGGACAGATTATAACAAAAATCTTGGCCGAAAGATAAAAATAACAAAATTGGAGGACAAATAA
- the topA gene encoding type I DNA topoisomerase, protein MPKTAKKIVIVESPAKAKTIEKYLGSEYKVVASKGHIRDLPQKKFGVDIEKDFEPEFELMPGKEKVVEDLKKIAKGKTVYLAPDMDREGEAIAWHLSYLLGLDENEENRIIFSEITKNTIQEAIKSPRKIDKNKVGAQLARRILDRIVGYKISPILWRILKDYNTSAGRVQSAALKILVDRERQIFKFKPKEFYKIFLKYMEQDIPLVKIDGKKFKKESISEKKKEEIFKELENAIYSVTAVTEKETKKNPPQPFITSTLQQSAISKYGWSSQKTMQIAQKLYEGIETKEGPIAFITYMRTDSTRISEDAMKKAHEYLESNFGKEYTGHFKVKKSKKKIQDAHEAIRPTDVFMDPKKAKELISGDALKLYTLIWNRFMASQSAPSKYIEKTYTISDNNKKYEFEAVGRKRIFDGFEKFWSSSTTEKEYEIPEKGILENIELKAERDETKPPSRYTEASLVKEMESKGIGRPSTYATIITTLLNRKYVIKEKNSLIPTLVGFVVSDILEMNFPEIVDVKFTAHMEENLDKVESGEMDWKTLLKEFYAEFEKFLNDTDKKLKERSMDFTYNTDISCEKCGEKMQLQFGRYGLYLKCPKCGENKGIQKGALGVTIDKKVYLDESFLKTEKGKEEGIGRQCPKCGGELVIKSGRFGKFIACSNYPECKYTEPLPARGKCPKCGGTVHKMKSKKGKVYYKCSECGEMFWDEPSDYRCPSCNGPLFYKRKNREEMLYCPEEKKYFKESEINEL, encoded by the coding sequence ATGCCTAAAACTGCAAAAAAAATAGTAATAGTGGAATCACCAGCCAAAGCAAAAACAATAGAAAAATATCTTGGCTCAGAATACAAAGTAGTGGCATCCAAAGGACATATTAGAGATTTGCCACAGAAAAAATTTGGTGTTGATATTGAAAAGGATTTCGAACCGGAATTTGAACTCATGCCTGGTAAAGAAAAGGTTGTAGAGGATCTTAAAAAAATAGCAAAAGGTAAAACAGTCTATCTTGCACCTGATATGGATAGAGAAGGAGAAGCTATTGCCTGGCATTTGAGTTATTTACTCGGACTTGATGAAAATGAAGAAAATAGAATAATCTTTTCAGAAATTACCAAAAACACCATTCAGGAAGCCATAAAATCACCAAGAAAAATAGATAAAAATAAAGTTGGTGCTCAATTAGCAAGGAGAATTCTTGATAGGATAGTTGGTTATAAAATAAGTCCTATTTTATGGAGAATTTTAAAGGATTATAATACCAGTGCCGGTAGAGTACAATCTGCCGCTTTAAAGATACTTGTTGACAGAGAAAGACAGATATTTAAGTTTAAACCAAAAGAATTTTATAAGATATTTTTAAAGTATATGGAACAGGATATACCACTGGTAAAAATAGATGGAAAAAAATTTAAAAAAGAAAGTATTTCAGAAAAGAAAAAAGAAGAAATATTCAAAGAACTGGAAAACGCTATTTACTCTGTTACTGCGGTTACAGAAAAGGAAACAAAGAAAAATCCCCCTCAACCATTTATAACCAGTACATTACAACAAAGCGCAATTTCAAAATATGGCTGGTCATCACAAAAAACAATGCAAATAGCTCAAAAACTATACGAAGGTATTGAAACAAAAGAAGGCCCTATTGCCTTTATCACATATATGAGAACAGATTCAACAAGAATCTCAGAAGACGCTATGAAAAAAGCTCACGAATATCTCGAATCAAATTTTGGAAAAGAGTATACAGGTCATTTTAAGGTTAAAAAGTCAAAGAAAAAGATTCAGGATGCTCACGAAGCTATAAGACCAACAGATGTATTTATGGATCCTAAAAAAGCAAAAGAACTTATCTCTGGCGATGCTTTAAAATTATATACATTAATCTGGAATAGGTTTATGGCTTCACAATCAGCTCCTTCAAAATATATTGAAAAAACATATACAATAAGCGATAACAATAAAAAATATGAATTTGAAGCTGTTGGAAGAAAAAGAATATTTGATGGATTTGAAAAATTCTGGAGTTCAAGCACAACTGAAAAAGAATATGAAATACCGGAAAAGGGTATATTAGAAAATATTGAATTAAAGGCAGAAAGAGATGAAACCAAGCCACCTTCAAGATATACAGAAGCTTCATTGGTAAAAGAAATGGAAAGTAAGGGAATTGGAAGGCCTTCTACATATGCAACTATAATCACTACATTATTAAATAGAAAATATGTAATAAAAGAAAAAAATTCATTAATACCAACACTTGTTGGATTTGTAGTTTCAGATATACTCGAAATGAACTTTCCGGAAATTGTTGACGTTAAATTTACCGCCCATATGGAAGAGAACCTGGATAAAGTTGAATCTGGAGAAATGGATTGGAAAACCCTTTTAAAGGAATTTTATGCAGAATTTGAAAAATTCCTTAATGATACAGATAAAAAATTAAAAGAGCGTTCTATGGACTTTACATATAATACAGATATTTCATGTGAAAAATGCGGTGAAAAGATGCAACTCCAATTTGGACGTTACGGATTATACTTAAAATGTCCAAAATGCGGTGAAAACAAAGGCATTCAAAAAGGCGCCTTAGGTGTTACCATTGATAAAAAGGTATATTTAGATGAATCATTTTTAAAAACAGAAAAAGGAAAAGAGGAAGGAATAGGCAGACAATGTCCAAAATGTGGCGGTGAATTGGTAATAAAAAGCGGAAGATTTGGAAAGTTTATAGCCTGTTCAAATTATCCAGAATGCAAATATACTGAACCATTACCGGCAAGAGGTAAATGTCCAAAATGTGGCGGTACCGTTCATAAAATGAAAAGCAAAAAGGGGAAAGTATATTATAAATGTTCAGAATGTGGTGAAATGTTCTGGGATGAACCTTCCGATTATAGATGTCCTTCATGTAACGGACCTTTATTCTATAAAAGAAAAAACAGAGAAGAAATGCTCTATTGTCCAGAAGAAAAGAAATACTTTAAAGAAAGTGAGATAAATGAACTATAA
- a CDS encoding D-alanine--D-alanine ligase family protein, whose protein sequence is MNYKIALIYGGNSNEREVSIRSAKNIAMAIVKNGYSLCKYDLKTDWERFVNEYKIADLVFNIVHGYEGEDGTLQRKLEKLGIEYIGSDSSTSEKTFDKWAFIQSIKKDFSVPKSFLTDKYIEPPLDFPLIIKPRKSGSSLGIHICHNLDEYNKFLKEELQNFGEIIIQEYIKGREISVSIIQKNDETLVLPILEIKPKNEFYDYEAKYTEGYTDFEVPAKLEKDLEEKIIKDFKKLFLMMNIRDFCRIDAIIKNDKYYILEINTIPGMTELSDLPQSAAAYGLSFEELVDILIKNHLKD, encoded by the coding sequence ATGAACTATAAAATAGCCCTTATTTATGGCGGTAATTCAAATGAACGTGAAGTTTCAATAAGAAGTGCAAAAAATATAGCTATGGCCATTGTAAAAAATGGCTATAGCTTATGTAAGTATGATTTAAAAACAGATTGGGAAAGGTTTGTTAATGAATATAAAATTGCAGATCTGGTTTTTAACATTGTTCATGGCTATGAAGGTGAAGATGGAACTTTACAGAGAAAACTTGAAAAACTTGGAATTGAATATATTGGATCAGATTCCAGCACTTCTGAAAAGACCTTTGATAAATGGGCGTTTATTCAAAGTATAAAAAAAGATTTCTCTGTTCCAAAATCCTTTTTAACAGACAAATATATAGAACCGCCTTTAGATTTTCCTTTAATTATTAAACCAAGGAAAAGCGGCTCTAGCTTGGGGATTCATATATGCCATAATTTAGATGAATATAATAAATTTCTTAAAGAAGAACTCCAAAATTTTGGCGAAATAATAATACAGGAATATATAAAAGGTCGTGAAATCTCTGTAAGTATCATTCAGAAAAATGATGAAACCTTAGTTCTACCTATTCTTGAAATAAAACCTAAAAATGAATTTTATGATTATGAAGCAAAATATACAGAAGGATATACTGATTTTGAAGTGCCTGCAAAACTCGAAAAAGATTTAGAAGAAAAGATTATAAAAGATTTTAAAAAGCTTTTTTTAATGATGAATATACGGGATTTTTGTAGAATTGATGCAATAATAAAAAATGATAAATATTATATTCTGGAAATAAATACAATTCCTGGAATGACTGAATTAAGCGATTTACCTCAATCAGCAGCAGCATATGGCCTTTCTTTTGAAGAATTGGTGGATATACTAATAAAAAATCATTTAAAAGATTAA
- a CDS encoding elongator complex protein 3 translates to MSREYIIPVFIPHAGCKKICVFCNEYSATGIRKKPDENNLNDIFNRYIEYFPENVNPYIAFYGATFTGMDIELMKFYLNWAEEKIKNGLAYGIRFSTSPEEITEKKMNVLKNYTINFIEIGIQSFYEDIIKAANRPHDLNNVWNAIELLEKYDFDYGIHLMTGLPKSSYYKDLNSAVIATFIGAKSVRIHPTVILKNSTLEKMYKNKEYTPETLDEAVEKVAKMTEIIEANDKKVIRLGICLYGKERENVVAGPYHDSFGDLVRSKIARDIIETFAKDKLIVPMQYKANFIGFKKSNKELLEHSNIEFHNGSKFLLNNIELKYADILKILLNQNFIL, encoded by the coding sequence ATGTCAAGAGAATATATAATTCCTGTTTTTATACCACACGCGGGTTGTAAAAAAATATGTGTATTTTGCAATGAATATTCTGCAACAGGAATAAGAAAAAAACCTGATGAAAATAATTTAAATGATATATTCAATAGATATATTGAATATTTCCCTGAAAACGTAAATCCTTATATAGCCTTTTATGGAGCAACATTTACAGGAATGGACATAGAATTAATGAAATTTTACCTTAACTGGGCAGAAGAAAAAATTAAAAATGGCTTGGCATATGGCATTAGATTTTCCACATCACCAGAAGAAATTACAGAGAAAAAAATGAATGTTCTAAAAAATTATACAATTAATTTTATAGAAATTGGTATTCAATCATTTTATGAAGATATAATAAAAGCAGCAAACAGGCCACACGATTTAAATAACGTCTGGAATGCAATTGAATTATTGGAAAAATATGACTTTGACTATGGCATTCATTTAATGACAGGTTTGCCAAAAAGCTCTTATTATAAAGACTTAAATTCTGCAGTAATTGCAACATTTATAGGTGCTAAAAGTGTGAGGATACATCCAACAGTTATTTTAAAAAATTCAACACTTGAAAAAATGTATAAAAACAAGGAATATACTCCAGAAACGCTTGATGAGGCTGTTGAAAAAGTAGCTAAAATGACAGAAATTATAGAAGCTAATGATAAAAAGGTAATAAGACTTGGTATATGTTTATACGGTAAAGAAAGAGAAAATGTTGTAGCTGGTCCTTATCATGATTCTTTTGGTGATCTTGTAAGAAGTAAAATAGCTCGAGATATTATTGAAACTTTTGCTAAAGATAAATTGATTGTTCCTATGCAATATAAAGCAAATTTTATTGGCTTTAAAAAGAGCAATAAAGAGCTTTTGGAACACAGCAATATAGAATTTCATAATGGCAGTAAATTTTTATTAAACAATATTGAACTTAAATATGCTGATATTCTAAAAATCTTATTAAATCAAAATTTCATCTTATAG